The genomic segment CTTCGTGTGATTCATTATGTCTACTTCAAATATATCGAACCAATGAATGGAGTATATCGTAATGATGGCTTGTCAGTCCAAGTGAGACTCTCCGGGGTGTTGGAGAACTTTGATGATGTGATCTTATCTCTGGATGTCCTTGTTCCGGTTCTTAGACAAGAAGGAAGATGTGCATGTGGCCGAAGCTTTATGTTTAGTATGGAAGAACAACTGGAAGAAGATAGAGGGGAAGCTGAGGGGCAGGAAGGCTGTTTCAGAGGCGAATGGATTTAGGAGGGAAGTGATAGAGCCTGCATTTTTCGGCTTGTGGAAGTCTCTCTTTGATAAAGAAGCTAAGAATGAAGCAACACTGACTCTGAAAGTGATAAAGAATAGAATTCTTCGTGACCTTTTTCTACCTCTACATAACGAAGTAGTACCACCACCTTAGCTAGCTGCTACTAGGTTACGGCTGCCTCTATCGAACTAGAATAAAGAGGGAATAGTTGGTTATCTTTGATTGGTAATTGTCTCgaatttggtttttttttaaattgttttatgaTATCTTGTCATGATTTGGAATTTCATTAAGATCATTGAACCAAAAGAGTATAGGAGTTAGTGACGAACACATTGGGATCGCGAAAATACTACACCCTTtgttttcaaaacaaacatattttagattttttacatatattaagaaaacacattaaaattacattgtttttttgtgaataacaatttttcataatttttaaccaataaaaaattaataaataccactaaactttttaaaattaataattttttattaaataatacatagaAGAGGCAGAAAatgtatcttttaaaaacaatttttttcagaatataaatatttttaaaacggAAGGAGTATGTTTTTTACAAATGGCAGAGACGTCAAGATTGTACAGTAAACTTTAACAGCAGTAAAGAAAAAGTGTGTAAAAGAATGATAAAATCGTTTTGCTGAACGGTTTCTTGTAGCTCAAGGAAAGAACCAACCAAACACATGTCTTGAGTTGTAGGCATGTCATTAACAACAAGCTTCAAACGAAACAGACATCATCATGAGTCTCTATCTATCCTATATTAAAGATGAGACTATAAAcaagtttttataattaattcGACACATGAAATATACCTGACTTTCTAGGTTTTCATATTCTGCTAATTCTGTCCCAATGTAGAATTTAGCTCCTGACATGCAAGAGATGTTGTATAGTCAAACACAGAAGCTTGAGAACAAGATTGATTATAGAGGATCTCATAGCTAGCCGAGCCCGAGACAATATAAGTGCCGGTTAAAATGGTAACAGATAGAAGTGAATATATGTACAAACCCAAAGCAAAATGTTAAGAGAGTAGCCGGATTCAAAACGTTCTTTCGGTCAATATTACACTAGATGTGTCAACTATACGATAGCCAGTGAAGTCAAATATTACACCAGATAGAGACAAATCACAAATCACAAATCACTTAGAAGATCAGTTAACGACTCATCTTGCTTGATACTTCGGGCTTCTGAAAGAAGATTAGTCGCCAATTGTAGAGCTTCTGTTGCTGCTGTGATATTGGTTTGACAGCCTTCTAGATGTGCAACCGAGTCTCTGTTGAGCCTGATGGAACCATCGAGGGACAATGTGTTGACCATGACAAATGCTTCTTCAGCTAGTCTATGCGCTTCAGAGAGTCGTTGAGATATACCATCTGGTGCTGCTGCTGAATCATTAacaggtggtggtggtggggcCTTGTTAACAGGAGGAGGTAGTAGTAATGAAGCGCTTGCAAACTCTGCTACTAATTCTTCTGTATCAGTGGGCTCAAACCCCTCAAAAAAGTCATAGTCAGGGTCAGGGAGAGGTGTACTCCCATGCCTTCCCACGAAGTCTTTAAAGTTCTGCATCAAAAGAAATTGTTATCACTGCACGTACTCAAACATGAAAAATCAATACCAAGAGATTTAAAGAAAGTACCATTTCGAAAGCGGGCCAGAGATCCACCCAGAGTTTGTAATCTTTCTTTGCAAAAGACTCACGTAACTTCAAGAACTGATTGATAATTTCACTTCTATCCATTCTTCTTGATCCTGGGTGAATAAAAATAGCATATAGGTTGCTCAGAACTGAAGGTTAAGAATCCAAATGCCAACTCGTGCTCATCTCTATCTCTTATCTATCTTTTTCGTTCTCTATTTCTATCTCGCTTTTGTCTCAGCTAGGAAACGAAGTGGGAACAAATTTGCAGGAAGGAGATACCTCGCCGGAGAAACTTGAGATGATCGGGGGAGaagacgacgaagaagaaggaTTCTTTcacttagagcatcattatcggTTTTGAGTCCTTagcattttttaatattatttttggtttaaggAACAAAGTGAAAGACTTTTCTTAATCTGTTGATTATTGGTAGGACACATATGAACGTCTTCCTCTTCCACCTTCGATTTCTCACAGACGATTGATAAATGATTCCACAatcatcttcctcttccacCTTCGACAGATTCGCGAAGCGGCCGTCGAAAGACCAGATTTCAGGTGACGAATGCGAACTCGAAGTTCGTTTCCAACGGAATTCGCGTGGATTCGGCGAGAAAGATCGCGAAGAGTCTCCTGCTTGCTCGTTTCTCGATAGTCTTCTTGTCACTCTTCTCCCTTCCACCTCTCCAAAACTTCACCAGTAGctatacacacacacaccaaCAACAAAATCGATTCAATTTCATTTTTAACTTCGTAAAAAGCCCCAAATTTTTGAAATCGATTCGTGTTCTCTCACTGTTGGCAGCCTAACAGAAGAACTCGCTGACGATGACGGATTATGATTTGGATTCGAAACCGACGGAGTcggagagagatagagatgagaGAGACTAGGAAACTTCCGTGGTACAGATCGGGAGCAAACCAAACAATCCTCAGCAAACCACACAATCTATGGCGgtgtcgagagagagagagtccaGAGAACATGCAATTGATTTTCAGAAGGCAAAACGACATTGCCCTACACCACTTCCACACCCAATCGCATTCAGCCAGCTGGCACTAAGGAACATCGACAAAACTTCTTAAATAAGGACAATTT from the Raphanus sativus cultivar WK10039 unplaced genomic scaffold, ASM80110v3 Scaffold3770, whole genome shotgun sequence genome contains:
- the LOC108810537 gene encoding uncharacterized protein LOC108810537 — encoded protein: MDRSEIINQFLKLRESFAKKDYKLWVDLWPAFEMNFKDFVGRHGSTPLPDPDYDFFEGFEPTDTEELVAEFASASLLLPPPVNKAPPPPPVNDSAAAPDGISQRLSEAHRLAEEAFVMVNTLSLDGSIRLNRDSVAHLEGCQTNITAATEALQLATNLLSEARSIKQDESLTDLLSDL